The following nucleotide sequence is from Chelonia mydas isolate rCheMyd1 chromosome 5, rCheMyd1.pri.v2, whole genome shotgun sequence.
GCTCTGGAGCTCACTGGCCAGGCCCAAGGGTGGGCAGCGATCaccctggcaggggtggggcccagAGCGGGGCGTGCAAGACGTGGGGGGCACCCTGGGGCGGCAGCAGATGCCGGTGCGGCAGTGTCTGGAGGCCCACGAGAGGCCTGCGGCGCcgtgggaagccagggagggcccAGCCCCGCTGGGGGGCCCGCTCCAGCTGATGGCGTTGCTGCTGAACGTGGAGGGGGGCCGGGGCATGTGCACCGCCAGTAACTCCCCCGCAGTGAACATCACCGAATTTCCTGAGCCCACCACAGCCGCTCCATGTGGGGGGCACGTGGCCAGGCAGCTTCCACATGCAGGCCCTCGGTGCGGCCCACAGTGACAGCTCCCGTCTCCGGGGGCCAAGGAACAGCGGGCAAAGAGCCGGGAAATTAGccaccagcagctgcagataGCGACAGCCCAGCATCCAGACCCCGGGTACAGCGGCAGCGCGGGCATTGGCAGCCCATAACCCCACAAAAACCTCCCGAGAGTGAAAATAACCTCCCCCTTCAGCTCACTTCCGCCCCACCGATCGTGCACTCCACCCGCCCCATGCCCCTAGCCTGTCTGCCAAGAGGGCCGCTGCcgagtgccccagagggaaggcacagaccagggcaattatcgagcgatcctcccctcagccagccccagcttCGGGCagccagaggcttagggacacccagagcagggggctgcgtcCGGCCATCCCGGCGAAGAGCCATTGGGGCACCTGCCTGCAGGGGCTTTCGTTCCTTTTTGAACCCGCTTACACTGGAGTTCCCCCCACTGGCTGGGTTGTGGGAGGAAACACGTCCCTGtgtgtttcaaacctgctgcccgTTACTTTGCTGGGGTGACCCCTGGCCGCGTTAGGAGAAGGGGTAAAGGTCACTTCCCTCGTCCCTGGCTCCACGCCGCTCAGGCTTTCCTAGATCTCTCGTATCCCCGTAGTCGTCTCTGTGCACGCTTCTGCTGCCTTCCCTTGCCGCTGGGCATTGGCTGGGGGCCCTGCAGCTTGGGGGGCTGTTGGAGGCGGCCGAGAAGCACCCCAAGCTccatccaggactcctgggcacTCTGCTTTTCAGGGCTGGGGTGGTGAGGGGCAggtcctgccccacagagctgtcACTCAGCAGGGCTTGCTCGCTACAGAGGGGGGCGGTGGAGAGCTCAAGTATCTGCCCAGTGCACGGGGGGGCCCCACAGGGTGGGAGGGACCCAGgaagagcccccccaccccctccaggacCAACAGACAGGGGCCAgagcccatctctctctctagcatCTGTTAGAAAACCCTCAGCCCAGAGGCCCATGTAGCTCAGGCAGCCGTCTCTGACGGGGCCCAGGGCTCGCTGCTGCTCCCGCAGAATAAGGGACAGGAAAGCCCTCAAGGGGCAATACTGGAATATCCTGCCCCAAGGGGCCTTTCCCACAGCCGCAGGGCTGCCCCATCACTGAGGCAGGGTGAACGTACGAGGGGCTATCCAGTGGCAGTAAGTTCCGCAGGGCAACTACATGCCGCATGTTTCTCAGAAGCAACCTCATTGCTGGTTTTTCTGTGTGCCCAGGGTCAGTTCCCCAGCCCCTGTggaaagggctgggagcccccaCTGCTCCCGGGACCCTAGAGGTCTAGGGGGAGCAGCTCTCAGGACACAGGTTTTTCACCGCTGACATTGGTGAGGTGTGTGCCAACGCCCCGCCCCAGCTACACCCACAGGCCTGGGCTCTCCGTGCCCTGAGCGGCAGCATGACAGTCGCCGGcgcccagcgccgcccccggCGAGCCCTGCGGAGGCAGCGGGCCAGTCACACACTAGCTTGGCTCTGGCTCTCCCTGCCTCGCTCCCAGCCGCAGCGTGGGGCCGGCTGGAAGGGGCAGCCAGAGCAGGGACCCTGGAGTGGAACAACCCACGGCCCCAGTTCCCTGCCACCTCCAGCTCAGCTTCCCCCCTACCCCTGCGCATGGCAGCAGCAGGCAATGCCGGCGTTCCACCCACCTTGCCTGGTGCCCGAGAAACCGCAGCAGCTGACAGCCCCCAGGCCCCATGCACCTCCTGCCATGTGCTGGGGGTCAGGACTGCTCCAGAAAACCCCACAGGCGGGCTCCATCCCCATGGCGCAGACAATGGCCAGGTGCTGCCTTTCCCTGTTTATTGAGTTATCTGCACCGGCCAACAGCCCCAGGGCGCCAGGCCGTGGCTCGGCAGACACCGTCCCAGCACCTCCCGTCCCCTAAGACCTCCGGCCATCCAGACAAcgcccccagcaccccccgcTGTGGGTTTCAGAAGCCCATGCGGGGCCGTTTGCGGCGGGGCTGCGACACGGTGGAgcgctggctctgggaggaggggccCCAGTGCTGGCTGCCCAGGCTGGAGGCCTGGCTCGCAGGCAGCTCGGACAGCGGCTCCGGGGCGGGCTCGGTGAAGAGGGCCAGGTAGTCCCGCAGGGTTTTCCTGCGCTCCTTGGGGATGCCCCGCGAGCTCAGGGTCTGGGACGAGAGCAGCTGGGAGGAGTCCTCCACATCCTGGCTGCCCCAGGCCTCCTGGGCACCCTGCCCACTGCGCTGGGAGCTGCTGTCCAGGGGGGAGGCCGGCCAGaactgccccggggctgggggcagggccccccgTCCCGCCCGCGGTGGGGAAAGGTCCTGGTGGCACATGGGGGCCGGGGGCCGCTGCTCCTCGTGGGCCTGGCCGGGGGGCTGGCTGCCGGCGGAGAAGTCACTGAGGTCGGACTGGTAGGTGACGGAGGAGGTGAAGCTGCCCGACAGGCTGCGGCGGCTCCGCGCTTGCTTCCAGCGCCGTCTCCGGTCCCGCAGCACGTGCAGCTTGTGGGCCCTGGTCACGCCCAGCTTCTCCTCCCACCACTCGCCCCAGCCGCCCGCCCACGCCGCCGTCAGCCGCTTGCTCAGGTCGTCGGGCCAGGCCCCGGGCTCCACGGGGTGCGGCATggccagcggggcggggggcggccccAGGGCCCAGGGCGCCAGGCAGCCACGCTCCCGCATGGCCTGGCGCAGCAGCTGGCGGGCTCGGCAGTAGGGGGCGCCGTCCCCGGTCGGCTGGCTCAGCTCCCCATGGGTGAAGAGGCGCCGCTGGCTGATGGTGGGGAgggcctggggctggctctgCTCCGGCAGCCGCCTCCAGTCCCTGATGAGAGCCTTCAGCCAGCAGCTGTAGCGGGCAGCGGCTGCCGGGCTGGGGCCCACGCTGGGCCTGGCTTCCTCCGGGGCTGCTGCCTGCCCGGCATCGGCGGTGCCCTCGGAGACGGTCCCTGGCAGGGGAGGCAGGCGGCCGCTCTCCTCACCGCCCGAGCCCATGGAGGCGCCCCACGTGGGCGAGGGCTGGCCGGCCGCAGCAGGAGCTGGCAGGGATGGGGGCGAGGCGGGGGCTGCCGACGACTCGCTCTCCGCCGGCGGCTCGTGCAGCAGGGTTTGGTAGAACAGGTCCCCGGCCTCGGAGAGCTGGAAAACCAGCAAGGACTCCAGCGGCCCCTGTCCGGCGTGGGCGGCCGTCAcacctggggggaaagggaggtgagggggctgAGCGCAGCGGCGGGAGACAGAGCCCCCCATAGGCCGCACAAAGAGCTAGGGGAGACCCCCACTGGGcccacacagccccaccccagagagcagGCGAGATCCttgtcccacccctcccagctctcTGGAGCCCCCCCGTCAGAGGCACAGGTAGGTCAGAGCCAGGGCCCCTCCTTTTGGCTGCACCCCAGCGATGTGGGCCTGGGACTGCTGGGACACGGGGGGTTCCATGCCAggccacccccagcacccctctccTCGCCCCAGCCACCTACCAGCTGCGGGTACGGTCAGCCTCTGGCACAGCAGGCCCTGCTGGGGGGTCACCTGCGCGGGGAGGTGCTGCAGACCCTGGTAGATGGGATGGAGCCGCCGGGGGGGCCCTGCGAGCTGGCAGGCCGAATGGCTGccacctgggggagaggggagtgtgaAAAGCTGTGCGGGAGctcgccccccaccccgcactgccCCCCCACTTGGACCTCCCAGATCTctcccagcccgccccccccccctcgcacTGCCCCACTCATGGCTGTAACTCAGCCCCTCCTTGACAGAGCACCCTGGCTCTGGGGAACCCCCATACTGACATGTACACACGCCCCAGAGAACCCTCTATACCAgaagtccccaaacttttcagggtcgcaccctccccctgctggagccaggaATGGGGCTGGGTTCgcagttgggggtggggctgggtggtgttcctttccttaccccctccccccctgtgggggctggcctgggctcaCTGGGCCCCCCAagcattcctctgcacccccctaggggggcacgCCCCAGTTTGGTGACCTCTGCCCTATACCATCCCCCAGcatggcccctccctgcaggaaACAGTGCCCCCCGAGCCAGggactgcagcaggagcagctcgcagcccccccatgcaccccgcccccgctcacccGTGTACTGCAGCAGTCGCCAGCCCCCCtatgccccacagcgccccccgtGTACTGCAGCAGCCTCcatccccccccgtccccccccgcccctgctcacccgtttactgcagcagcagctgcccctgggctcagcccccGCCATGCCTCCCGCCCACCTGTCTACggcagcagcccccagccccccatgcccccacccccccgcatactgcagcagccccccgcccccgctcacccGTGTACTGCAGCAGTCGCCAGCCCCCCtatgccccacagccccccccgtGTACTGCAGCAGCCTCcatcccccccgtcccccccgcccccgctcacccgtttactgcagcagcagctgcccctgggctcagcccccccatgcctcccGCCCACCTGTCTACggcagcagcccccagccccccctgcccccaccccccccgtactgcagcagccccccgcccccgctcacccgtgtactgcagcagcagctgcccctgggctcagcccccGCCATGCCTCCCGCCCACCTGTCTACggcagcagcccccagccccccatgcccccaccccccccgtactgcagcagccccccgcccccgctcacccgtgtactgcagcagcagcagctcctgcgtGCGTTGGGTGCCCAGCAGCACCTTGTGGCTCCTCTCCTGGGACTGGCCCGGGCTGAGATGG
It contains:
- the TAF1C gene encoding TATA box-binding protein-associated factor RNA polymerase I subunit C isoform X2, translating into MAFPGSLFPAGCRAGPPRDLPRPAPLAGWGGYGQVQGAGPSQPQERFIPLRSKKGERWAPAEACAVPFLSPNTSCRVPTLTPHDILYVGQIQRKHQASKTGGAALDFTGQLAHFFLDHPEEAFGAMGQLLQEHFSLGEAQLQSKAQENTISVKTLVQELGRREDRRDCPWLQPSPRLRWFSCLSRDWLFEVPLGLLAECVHEELALQWAKLLFDDAPTGGALAWLPTEDVAPAPGGCLVYPGGEAMNLLCFQEVSLEQVAGALQPRAQGCHAQFELSGRVRQVATAQVAGEALVGVRSDHHCGAWRLRAGTAPAPLQVIRTDAPASCLTVRLQRLRQDPETAFFREASPWRWSEFTAHPRVLSCADRTGLQCLDVRAPASRQFDLFKVGGEAECQSGERVMLPMYLGRAHPCQHLVATQFSVYVVDERFPLVPMLRWEHMLEAPPVFAHLSPGQSQERSHKVLLGTQRTQELLLLQYTGGSHSACQLAGPPRRLHPIYQGLQHLPAQVTPQQGLLCQRLTVPAAGVTAAHAGQGPLESLLVFQLSEAGDLFYQTLLHEPPAESESSAAPASPPSLPAPAAAGQPSPTWGASMGSGGEESGRLPPLPGTVSEGTADAGQAAAPEEARPSVGPSPAAAARYSCWLKALIRDWRRLPEQSQPQALPTISQRRLFTHGELSQPTGDGAPYCRARQLLRQAMRERGCLAPWALGPPPAPLAMPHPVEPGAWPDDLSKRLTAAWAGGWGEWWEEKLGVTRAHKLHVLRDRRRRWKQARSRRSLSGSFTSSVTYQSDLSDFSAGSQPPGQAHEEQRPPAPMCHQDLSPPRAGRGALPPAPGQFWPASPLDSSSQRSGQGAQEAWGSQDVEDSSQLLSSQTLSSRGIPKERRKTLRDYLALFTEPAPEPLSELPASQASSLGSQHWGPSSQSQRSTVSQPRRKRPRMGF
- the TAF1C gene encoding TATA box-binding protein-associated factor RNA polymerase I subunit C isoform X1 → MAFPGSLFPAGCRAGPPRDLPRPAPLAGWGGYGQVQGAGPSQPQERFIPLRSKKGERWAPAEACAVPFLSPNTSCRVPTLTPHDILYVGQIQRKHQASKTGGAALDFTGQLAHFFLDHPEEAFGAMGQLLQEHFSLGEAQLQSKAQENTISVKTLVQELGRREDRRDCPWLQPSPRLRWFSCLSRDWLFEVPLGLLAECVHEELALQWAKLLFDDAPTGGALAWLPTEDVAPAPGGCLVYPGGEAMNLLCFQEVSLEQVAGALQPRAQGCHAQFELSGRVRQVATAQVAGEALVGVRSDHHCGAWRLRAGTAPAPLQVIRTDAPASCLTVSPHLPGELSVCTLSGAVYLWNVETGLQRLRQDPETAFFREASPWRWSEFTAHPRVLSCADRTGLQCLDVRAPASRQFDLFKVGGEAECQSGERVMLPMYLGRAHPCQHLVATQFSVYVVDERFPLVPMLRWEHMLEAPPVFAHLSPGQSQERSHKVLLGTQRTQELLLLQYTGGSHSACQLAGPPRRLHPIYQGLQHLPAQVTPQQGLLCQRLTVPAAGVTAAHAGQGPLESLLVFQLSEAGDLFYQTLLHEPPAESESSAAPASPPSLPAPAAAGQPSPTWGASMGSGGEESGRLPPLPGTVSEGTADAGQAAAPEEARPSVGPSPAAAARYSCWLKALIRDWRRLPEQSQPQALPTISQRRLFTHGELSQPTGDGAPYCRARQLLRQAMRERGCLAPWALGPPPAPLAMPHPVEPGAWPDDLSKRLTAAWAGGWGEWWEEKLGVTRAHKLHVLRDRRRRWKQARSRRSLSGSFTSSVTYQSDLSDFSAGSQPPGQAHEEQRPPAPMCHQDLSPPRAGRGALPPAPGQFWPASPLDSSSQRSGQGAQEAWGSQDVEDSSQLLSSQTLSSRGIPKERRKTLRDYLALFTEPAPEPLSELPASQASSLGSQHWGPSSQSQRSTVSQPRRKRPRMGF